The sequence CGTAATCGGAATGATAGGCAATCAGTACGTCCACGCTCCCCTCCAGCATCTCTGCGATGCGGGCATTGTCACCGATTGCAGCGAAAATACCAATCCACTTTAGAAATTGGTCAACTAAGGCTATATTGCGCCCTCTTTTTCGAGTGACGCGATCAACCTTCAGGAGAGCCCCGTGAGCAATAGCTTTAATGCAAGACAGACACTTCAGGTCGGCGACAAGACCTACACCTACTACCGACTGGATGCCGCAGGCGATGTAAGCCGCCTGCCCTATTCGATGAAAGTACTGCTGGAGAACCAGTTGCGCCGCGAGGATGGCCTGAACGTCACCGCTGATGACATCAACTTTCTGGTCAACTGGGATGAGAAGGCTGAGCCCAATCACGAGATCGCCTACATGCCTGCACGAGTGCTGATGCAGGATTTCACCGGTGTTCCTGCTGTGGTTGACCTTGCTGCGATGCGCGATGCCATGGCTGCCCTTGGTGGCGACACCCGCAAGATTGAGCCCCTTGCTCCTGCCGAACTGGTGATCGATCACTCAGTCCAAGTGGATAATTTTGGCGCTGCGGATTCCGCTGCAAAAAACACCGAGATTGAGTTCCAGCGTAACCGCGAACGTTACAACTTCCTCAAATGGGGACAGAATGCCTTTGAAACATTCAAGGCTGTGCCACCGGGCTGCGGCATTGTACATCAGGTAAACCTCGAGTTCCTAGCACGTACTGTGTTCGTCAATGATGAGGGCGTAGCCTATCCGGACACACTGGTCGGCACCGATTCACATACCACCATGATCAATGGCCTTGGCGTGCTCGGCTGGGGTGTTGGTGGCATCGAAGCCGAAGCGGCCATGCTTGGTCAGCCGGTCTCCATGCTGGTGCCTAAGGTGGTTGGTTTCAAACTGACCGGCCAGCTTCCGGAAGGTGCAACGGCTACCGACCTGGTACTCACCATTGTTGAGATGCTGCGTAAACACGGCGTGGTAGGAAAATTCGTAGAATTCTTCGGTGAAGGGCTTGATAGCCTGCCGCTGGCAGATCGCGCCACCATCGCCAACATGGCGCCTGAATATGGTGCAACCTGCGGCATCTTCCCGATTGATGAAGAGACCCTGAACTACCTGCGCCTCTCCAATCGTCCGGAGGAGAATATCGCACTGGTTAAAGCCTATGCCAAAGCGCAGGGCATGTTCCGCGAAGCAGGTAGCCCAGAAGCAACCTACAGCGAGAGCCTCGGCCTTGATATGTCCACCGTTGTGCCGTCACTGGCAGGCCATAAACGTCCGCAGGATCGTATCGCACTGACCGAATCAAAAGCGATTTACCAGAAGACAGTGGAAGCGGTGAAAGCAGAGGCGGGCATCAGCACCAAAGCTGTAAACACAGTCATTAACGGTAAAGAGGTCACCATCGATGACGGCGCAGTGGTTATTGCCGCCATCACCTCCTGCACCAACACCTCTAATCCATCGGTGATGCTGGGTGCCGGCCTTGTCGCCAGAAAAGCGGTGGCTCTTGGCCTGACTGCAGCACCATGGGTAAAAACCTCTCTCGGCCCCGGCTCGCTCGTAGTCACCGAATATCTCGATAAAGCCGGCCTTTCGGACGACCTGAATGCGCTCGGTTTTAACACCGTCGGCTACGGCTGCACCACCTGCATCGGCAACTCCGGCCCACTGCCTGCAGCGGTTTCCGCAGCCATTGCCGAAGGTGATCTGGCTGTAACCTCGGTACTCTCAGGCAACCGCAACTTCGAAGGCCGGGTACATGCAGAGGTTCGCATGAACTACCTGGCAAGCCCGCCACTGGTGGTGGCCTATGCGATAGCCGGCACAATGAATATCGATCTCTATAACGACCCGATCGGGCAGGACAAGGATGGCAACAACGTCTTCCTGAAAGATATCTGGCCGACCCAGAAGGAGGTGGCCGATGTGGTCGCATCCTGTGTGACCGCAGAGCAGTTCGAGGCCTCTTACGGCAACGTCTATGCAGGTGATGCCAACTGGCAGAACCTTGAAGCCCCGACCGGTGACCGCTTTGCCTGGGATGCTGACTCCACCTACATCCAGCATCCACCCTATTTCGAAGGCATGACCTTCGATCTTGATCCGATCACCGACATCAAGGGTGCACGCGTACTGGCACTGCTGGGCGATTCAGTCACCACCGACCACATCTCACCAGCAGGCGCGATCAAGGCTGACTCTCCGGCCGGTCGATTCCTGCAGGAGCGCGGCGTTGAAGCCAAAGACTTCAACTCCTACGGCTCACGTCGTGGTAACCACGAGATCATGATGCGCGGCACCTTCGCCAACATCCGTCTGCGCAACAAGCTGGCACCTGGAACTGAGGGTGGCGTCACTATCCATCAGCCATCAGGTCTGCAGATGAGTATCTATGACGCAGCCATGATGTATAAGGATGAGGGTGTTGCGAGCATCATTCTGGCAGGTAAAGAGTACGGTTCCGGCTCCTCACGCGACTGGGCAGCCAAAGGGCCGCGTCTGCAGGGTGTTCAGGCTGTGATTGCCGAGACCTACGAGCGCATCCACCGCTCCAACCTGGTCGGCATGGGTATTCTTCCACTGCAGTTTAAAGCGGGTGAATCTGCTGAATCGCTGGGACTGACCGGTCAGGAGT comes from Mariprofundus aestuarium and encodes:
- the acnA gene encoding aconitate hydratase AcnA gives rise to the protein MSNSFNARQTLQVGDKTYTYYRLDAAGDVSRLPYSMKVLLENQLRREDGLNVTADDINFLVNWDEKAEPNHEIAYMPARVLMQDFTGVPAVVDLAAMRDAMAALGGDTRKIEPLAPAELVIDHSVQVDNFGAADSAAKNTEIEFQRNRERYNFLKWGQNAFETFKAVPPGCGIVHQVNLEFLARTVFVNDEGVAYPDTLVGTDSHTTMINGLGVLGWGVGGIEAEAAMLGQPVSMLVPKVVGFKLTGQLPEGATATDLVLTIVEMLRKHGVVGKFVEFFGEGLDSLPLADRATIANMAPEYGATCGIFPIDEETLNYLRLSNRPEENIALVKAYAKAQGMFREAGSPEATYSESLGLDMSTVVPSLAGHKRPQDRIALTESKAIYQKTVEAVKAEAGISTKAVNTVINGKEVTIDDGAVVIAAITSCTNTSNPSVMLGAGLVARKAVALGLTAAPWVKTSLGPGSLVVTEYLDKAGLSDDLNALGFNTVGYGCTTCIGNSGPLPAAVSAAIAEGDLAVTSVLSGNRNFEGRVHAEVRMNYLASPPLVVAYAIAGTMNIDLYNDPIGQDKDGNNVFLKDIWPTQKEVADVVASCVTAEQFEASYGNVYAGDANWQNLEAPTGDRFAWDADSTYIQHPPYFEGMTFDLDPITDIKGARVLALLGDSVTTDHISPAGAIKADSPAGRFLQERGVEAKDFNSYGSRRGNHEIMMRGTFANIRLRNKLAPGTEGGVTIHQPSGLQMSIYDAAMMYKDEGVASIILAGKEYGSGSSRDWAAKGPRLQGVQAVIAETYERIHRSNLVGMGILPLQFKAGESAESLGLTGQESYDFSGLGDGSAKELSVTATATDGSIKSFTVDVRIDTPKEVEYYQHGGILQYVLRQLAS